In one window of Caenimonas aquaedulcis DNA:
- a CDS encoding YcxB family protein, with the protein MSVAVSLPYSEGIVRAAAIASWRRAFGLRFVVALCFVAATLCYLVARGDRSWFVGVLAATVALGGIFPAVHFVLSLRSSLRKLTAMRNPEASFRADADSFSIASELGSATLPWTAVQQLWRYQDFWIIVLARTSQITLPLARMTQEDQAFVVSRVAANGGKVGT; encoded by the coding sequence ATGTCAGTAGCCGTTTCACTGCCGTACTCCGAAGGCATCGTCCGAGCCGCGGCCATCGCGAGTTGGAGACGTGCGTTCGGACTTCGATTCGTTGTTGCATTGTGCTTCGTGGCGGCCACCCTCTGCTACTTGGTCGCACGTGGAGATCGCTCTTGGTTTGTGGGTGTGTTGGCCGCTACTGTGGCTCTGGGTGGAATTTTCCCTGCCGTTCATTTCGTCCTCTCATTGCGTAGCTCCCTGCGCAAGCTGACTGCAATGCGGAATCCTGAGGCGAGCTTTCGTGCGGACGCGGACAGCTTCAGCATCGCGTCGGAGCTTGGCTCCGCAACCTTGCCTTGGACCGCAGTTCAGCAGCTTTGGCGCTACCAGGACTTCTGGATCATCGTCTTGGCGCGGACCAGCCAAATCACATTACCGCTGGCTCGGATGACGCAGGAGGATCAGGCTTTCGTCGTTTCACGAGTTGCAGCCAACGGCGGAAAGGTCGGCACTTGA
- a CDS encoding DMP19 family protein: MSFEELQEFWQIAVDRLDAFGGDLAKLSQPLQTVLIVEAAQGIIDNGGLEYFFEADFPGNPPYSVFAEAFERVGAVAAAAGIEAAARMFPFEEPQLHEAKRQAWIESVKSDRSHEFVVLSWKLCGDESVFIKLAEYVERNRSAFAA; this comes from the coding sequence ATGAGTTTCGAGGAGCTCCAAGAGTTCTGGCAAATTGCCGTTGACCGCCTAGACGCGTTTGGTGGCGATCTGGCCAAACTATCCCAGCCGCTTCAAACTGTGCTGATTGTTGAAGCCGCGCAAGGCATCATCGACAATGGAGGCCTCGAGTACTTCTTCGAGGCGGACTTTCCGGGAAACCCTCCCTACTCGGTATTCGCAGAGGCGTTCGAGAGAGTTGGAGCAGTTGCTGCCGCCGCCGGCATAGAGGCTGCTGCACGAATGTTCCCGTTCGAGGAGCCGCAATTGCACGAGGCGAAGCGGCAAGCGTGGATTGAGAGCGTGAAGAGCGACCGATCGCACGAGTTTGTAGTCCTGAGTTGGAAGCTATGTGGCGATGAATCGGTCTTCATCAAGCTTGCGGAATACGTGGAGAGGAACCGAAGTGCCTTTGCCGCATAA
- a CDS encoding DUF4288 domain-containing protein — MPLFCARLLVVVLVEGRKPRKRNTCDYPFVIVKARDNSSAFKRALKLGQAQEHRYQNDKGQWVRWAFVRVEHIWRLEEPIEGKEVGSMMDVLESDAPLSFESSFNPGSSEPTYS; from the coding sequence ATGCCTCTCTTTTGCGCACGCTTACTCGTTGTCGTATTGGTCGAGGGACGCAAGCCACGCAAGCGCAACACGTGCGACTACCCCTTTGTGATCGTCAAGGCCCGTGACAACTCGAGTGCATTCAAGCGCGCGTTGAAGCTCGGGCAGGCACAGGAGCATCGTTATCAGAATGACAAAGGTCAGTGGGTTCGGTGGGCATTTGTGCGAGTCGAACACATTTGGAGGCTCGAAGAACCGATTGAGGGGAAAGAGGTTGGCTCTATGATGGACGTCCTGGAGTCAGACGCTCCTTTGTCATTTGAGTCCAGCTTCAACCCCGGATCCTCGGAGCCCACGTACTCGTGA
- a CDS encoding DUF7684 family protein: MSVPLYLQVPPGGALSSLDNVPSRVVVIADAPCSPFWQAEVSAWLLGIGCLYMMAWGEGCSSWDDSVDEANLEQFEYRDIPEDRFVMTTWHDGESLSEVFWCSKHNADHPTVELVRPVLLHISNDGRQKEMLDAYAEA, encoded by the coding sequence ATGTCAGTGCCGCTGTATCTACAAGTCCCGCCGGGGGGAGCGTTGTCATCGCTCGACAACGTACCCTCGCGGGTAGTCGTGATCGCTGATGCACCTTGTTCTCCGTTTTGGCAGGCCGAAGTGAGCGCATGGCTTCTTGGTATTGGCTGTCTTTACATGATGGCGTGGGGAGAAGGTTGCAGTTCTTGGGACGACTCGGTCGACGAGGCGAATCTTGAGCAATTCGAGTACAGAGATATCCCTGAGGATCGATTTGTGATGACTACTTGGCATGACGGAGAATCCCTCAGCGAGGTGTTTTGGTGCTCGAAGCACAATGCAGACCATCCAACTGTCGAACTGGTTCGACCCGTTCTGCTCCACATATCAAACGACGGGCGTCAGAAGGAAATGTTGGACGCATATGCTGAGGCCTAG